The DNA sequence CAAGCACATTGGGAATGTTGACTTTAACATCTACGAAAGAGCCCCACAAACGAGATTCTCTTAAAACGCTAGGCGCATAGCAATAAACACAAGCATGCTCACAGCCCCTGTAAGGATTTAGTGCGTAATCTAAGCCTGGAAGTAATGATTTGGAAAGAGCAGTTTTACAATAAATTTCAGTAAGTTTCATAATAACCCTGTCAGTTTCTTAAAATCTCCAATCATTACTTTTTTTAATTTCTGCATATACAAAGCAGCTGCTGGGTGAAATGTCAAAAAATATATAATTCCTTCTTTTTTGTGCACAGTGCCGTGTGCTTTTGTTGAAATTAAATTTTTGTCAAGCAATGTTTGTATCGCTACATTACCAAGTAGCACAATAATTCTAGGCTTAATAATTGCAATTTGCCTTTTTAAATAAGATAGGCATGTTTTGATTTCTTCTTCAGTAGGCTTTCGGTTTTTAGGCGGTCTGCATTTAACAACGTTTGTAATGTACACGTCCTTTCTTTCAAGTGCGAGCAGGTTGATAAGTTCAGTAAGAAATTTACCTGCGCTACCAACAAATGGCTTGCCTGCTAGATCTTCGTTTCTTCCTGGAGCTTCACCTACAAATAGTATTTCTGCGTTTTCAGAGCCCTCGCCTGGTACTGTTCTTAGCCTCGTCTTCGCTAGCCTGCATTTATTGCATTTTATTATCTCTCGTACTAATTCT is a window from the Candidatus Thermoplasmatota archaeon genome containing:
- a CDS encoding uracil-DNA glycosylase, with translation MSATKLEELVREIIKCNKCRLAKTRLRTVPGEGSENAEILFVGEAPGRNEDLAGKPFVGSAGKFLTELINLLALERKDVYITNVVKCRPPKNRKPTEEEIKTCLSYLKRQIAIIKPRIIVLLGNVAIQTLLDKNLISTKAHGTVHKKEGIIYFLTFHPAAALYMQKLKKVMIGDFKKLTGLL